The DNA segment GGGCCGGCACATCGTTTAATATGAACGCCAATGAGGTCATTGCCAACCGGGCGATTGAACTTTTTGGCGGAAAACGGGGAGAATATCATAAAATTCATCCGAATGACGATGTCAATCGATCACAGTCAACCAACGACGTCTTTCCGACGGCCATGCGAATTTCGGCTCTATTCATGCTTCAGAAACTCGAACCCGTTTTAATACAGCTTGAAAAAGCGCTTTCCGTAAAAGCCCGGGATTTTAACGGTTTGATTAAGTCAGGCCGGACCCATCTTCAAGACGCCGTTCCCATCCGCCTGGGGCAGGAATTTTCCGGGTATGCGAGAGCGGTTATCCGAGCCCGGGAAAGAATCAAGCGCGCCGGAAAAGGAATGCAAGAGTTGGGATTGGGGGGATCTGCCGTGGGCACAGGAATAAACACCCACCCGCGATACCAAAAACGGGTTGTGTCGGCATTGAAGAAAGTTTCTGGCCTCCGGCTTTTTCCGTCTCCTGATCTTTTTGAACGAATGCAGAGCATGGCCGATTTCGTGGCGCTTTCCGGGTCGCTTCGTGAATTGGCTGTTGAATTGATCCGGATTGCAAATGATTTAAGGCTTCTTTCCTCCGGACCACGAACGGGTCTGGCGGAAATTAATCTGCCCGCCGTTCAGCCGGGGTCGTCGATTATGCCGGGAAAAGTAAACCCCGTGATGGCCGAGGTGACGAACATGGTTTGCTTTCAGGTCATCGGGAACGACATGACCATTACCCTTGCGGCACAGGCCGGTCAGCTTGAACTCAATGTGATGATGCCGGCCATTAGTTTTAATCTTCTGCAATCGCTTGAGATATTAACCAGCGATATCAGGCTTTTTTCAGAGCGATGCATAAAAGGGATTACGGCTAACGCTATAAAATGCAGAGAATATGCCGGCCAGAGTCCGGGTCTGGCCACCGTTTTAAACCCCTATATCGGATATGAATCTGCCGCAAGGGTGGCAAAAGAATCGATGAAAACCGGAAAATCTCTTCGGGACATCGTGATCGAAAAGGGGGTTCTTTCAGTCCGTGAAGTCGATCAGGTGTTAGACCCGTTTAAAATGACCCGGCCGAACCGCTCTTAACCGCTCCTGACCGCCAGGGAAAGGAAATCGATTGATTACGCATCTGGTTTTATTCAAGCTGTCAGATCCAAGTCCTGCCGCCATTCAAAAGACAAAGGAAGTCTTAGTGAATATGGATGGGAAAATACCTGAATTGCGCTCTGTGACCGTGGGAATCGATGTGATTCGTTCTCCGAGGTCTTATGATCTTGCGCTGATCACCAAGTTTGATTCCGTTCAAGCTTTGCAGGCTTATCAAAACCATCCTGTTCACCAGGAGGTGCTGCGATACATTGCTTCCGTAAAGGAATCTTCTATTTCTGTCGATTTTGAAGAGACTTAAGCGGGAATTTTGCCCTTTCAAATTCACTATGTTAGACTCGCAAACGAAGAGAGGTGTCTCTCACCCGAATAGCTAAGGAGGCCTACCGATGACAAAACGAGACAGAGCCGCGACCTATCCCAACGGAGTACAGCTTGTGAAGTGGGCGGCGAAAGAAGAACCTACTCCCGAAACGGTTGCGGTGGAGATGAAACGTTTTGGGTATAAGGTTTACGATCTTCAGACCATCGCGCCCTGGTTTGAGCGGAGCCGTCACGCCCATGACGAGCCTGAAATCCGCGCCGCGGTTTCCGGCGTCATTACGTTTCATTTTGACGAATTTCCCGTAACGATCGAAGCGGGAGATATTCTTCTCATCCCCGGGGGAATCGCCCACGAGGTGATGAGTCACAACGCAAGGCCGTTTTCAGCTTATAAAGGGTCTCCGAGCGGCGAGCGGAAGGTTACCGAGCATGGCGACGGAAAGGGGAGCGTCGAGAATCTTGCGTCTAAAACAGCCCCGGGACCTAAAGGATGAACCTGATTGGATTAGACCTGGATGGCACCCTTGAGGACAGCCGTTCGGATATGATCGCGTCGGTTCGCCGGGTTCGGTCCGGTTTTGGAATCCCTCCAAGAGGGGATGAAGAGGTTGCTCCATGGGTCAACCAGGGGATGGAGACCCTTTACCGAAACTGTTTTGACGATTTTTTGAAAACCGGGGATGAATGGGTTCGGTTGAAGGCGGTTCAAACCGCCTATGAAACCGATTACCTTGACCATGTGGCCTGCGAGACGAAGCTTTACCCTGAAATTCCCCATATGCTGGAGGGATTGCATGAACTGGGGAGTCTCGTGGTGGTGACCAACAAGCCGGAGCGGATTTCAAAACGATTGCTTGAGGCTTTAAAAGTGGATCGGTGGTTTAGAGGGGTCGTAGGAGGGGACAGTTGCGGGGCTATCAAGCCCGATCCTTTGATGCTCCGGACCGCGGCGAAAATTTGCGGTTTTAATTCCTCGGCGGACCTGTCGTTTATGATCGGCGATACCTCGGGGGATATTAAAATGGGGCGTGCTTACGGGGCTATAACGTTTTGGTGCAAATGGGGTTATTCCTCTGCGCCCGGTGAAAAACCTGATTTCATCGCCGGAAGCCCGCTGGAACTTCCACGCCAAATCAGGGCAATTCTTTCCAAAATACCTGGTTGATCCGTAGCCCCAAGAACAGAGTTAGAAAGCTGTCATTGCGAACAAAGTGAAGCAATCTCAAGACTTTACGATAAGATTGCCACGCACCCTTCGGTGCTCGCAATGACATGATTAATAAGTGGGTGCGAAGTCTATCGCTGGTCTTGCATCTCCCTTGAAACTTTTTAATTTTTAGGTTCTATAAGAGGCATTAATTTTGATGTAGTCGTATGACAGATCGGTCGTCCAGACCCGCGCGTTTCCTTTTCCGAGGTGGAGATCAACTTTAATAGTGAATTCTTTCTTTTTTAAAATTTTAGAAACCTCTGCTTCTGCCTTATCCCCTAAACCGATACCGTTCTTTACAAACGGAAATCGATCAATTGAAATAGAAATTTTATTTTCTCTTATGGGGATGCCCGCGCATCCAATGGCCGCCATGATCCTTCCCCAATTGGCATCCTCTCCGAAAAACGCTGTTTTAACCAGCGGGGATTGCGCTATTGAATAGGCGATTTTTTTGGCTTGAGCCGCATTCACGCCGCCGGTGACTTCAAGGGTAACAAACTTGGTCGCTCCTTCCCCGTCCCTAACGATCATTTTTGCTAATTCCGTGCAAGAGGTTGTGACAAGCTCCTGAAACTGCTTATATTCCTTCGAGGTTTCGGAAAAGACCGGGTTGCCTGCTAATCCGTTGGCCAGGATGAGGACGAGGTCATTCGTGCTGGTGCAGTCAACCGTGATCGAATTAAAAGAGAGTTCGGCACCCTTTTTTAAGGATTTTCCCAGTAAACCCGGAGAAATCCGGGCATCCGTCCCCAAAAAGGCCAGCATGGTTGCCATATTGGGATGGATCATTCCCGATCCTTTTGCAAAACCTCCTACAGTGATCATGGTATTTCCGACCTTGCCCTTAACGGTTATCTTTTTGACGCAGGTATCTGTGGTTAAAATAGCTTCAGCGGCGTCATCGCATCCCTGAACAGATAATTGACTCACTAACTTCGGAATTGCCGGTATAATTTTTTCCACCGGCAGGGACTCACTAATTTTTCCTGTCGAAGCGATCAAGACTTCCTTCTGCGGGATGTTGAGCGCTTTTGCGGTGGTTTTTAGAATCTCAAGAGAGCTTTGTTCCCCTTTTTTCCCGGTGCAGACATTCGCGTTGCCGCTGTTGACGATGATCGCCCGCGCTTTTCCTCCCCTGATATGTTTTTTTGAGAGGGTTACCGACGAAGCGACGACCTGGTTTTTAGTGAAGACGCCCGCGGCGGCACAGGGCCTGTCCGAATAAATTAACGCCAGGTCAGGTTTGGCGACTTTTTTAATCCCGCAATAAATTCCTCCACCGGTAAATCCGGGAACTTCTGATAAGCCTTCGAATGTCATTTTCATGGAAAGAGCCCCGTTGCGGTCAGTCCCAGGGTCTCTTCAAACCCGAGCATTAAATTCATATTCTGAATCGCCTGCCCTGAGGCTCCTTTGGTCAGGTTGTCAATTGCCCCAAAAAGCGTTGTCATTCCGGTTCTGGCATCTTCCGAAAAGCCGATATGACAGAAATTTGATCCCCGGACATTTTTCGGGTTTGGGGATATCCCGGTTTTTAAGAGTTTAATAAAGGGTTCTTTTCCATAGTATTGATGGTAGAGGTCGTCCAGGGAACCACGATTCGATTTTAGTTTTACATAGATCGCGCTCAACATCCCGCGGACGATGGGGAGGAGCTGGGGGGTGAAAGTAACGGGAACAGGATGGCCCGAAAAATATTCGATTTCCTGTTCAATTTCGGGAATGTGCCGATGGGTCCCGCCGGTTTTATAGGGTTCAATCCCGTCATCCACTTCGCTAAATTGGGTCCGCAAATCGAGCGATCGTCCGGCGCCCGAAACGCCCGATTTGGCATCGATAATCAGAGGGGTTTGAAGGTCGATGAAGTCTTCCTTTAAAAGGGGATATAAAGGGAGAAGGATGCTGGTTGGGTAACAACCGGGATTGGCAACCAGCGAAGCTTTGCGAATCTTTTCACGGTAAACCTCGGTCAGGCCGTAGACCGATTGCTTCAAAAGGCCGGGGTTGGGATGATCCAGGTGATACCATTGTTGATACAGGGTCGGGTTTTTCAGCCTGAAATCCGCGCTCAGATCGACAATTTTCAATCCCTTTTGAAGCAACGAGGGGATGATTTTCATTCCCATGCCATGAGGCGTCGACATGAAGAAAAGGTCTGCTTTCGAAGCAAGGCCGGTCGTCTCGAGGTTTTCAAGTTTTAAGTCAAGAACACCGGTAAGGAAGGGGAAAACCTCCTGAATGTTTTTCCCGGCGGACTGTTCAGAGGTTATTGTCGTAAGTTGGACCTCTGGATGCCGGGCAAGAAGGCGTAAAAGCTCGCCGCCTGTATAGCCGGTGGCTCCGATAATACCAATTTTTATTTTTTTGGGCATCATTTTTTTTTCCTAAAAAAAAAGAGGGTGCTTTTAGGCACCCTCTTTTTGCAGTTCATTTCCTTTAAAAATTAACGTTTTGAGAACTGGAATCTTTTCCGGGCGCCTTTTTGTCCATATTTTTTTCTCTCTTTAGTCCTGGGGTCTCTTGTTAAAAGACCTTCTTTTTTCAGGCGTTCCCTCAAGACAGGGTTTAAAATGAGAAGCGCTTTTGCGATTCCATGCCGAACGGCGCCAGCCTGGCCTGTTAACCCTCCGCCGAATACGTTGGCGGTAACATTGTAACGACCTGCTAATCCGGCGACTTCAAATGGCTGTTTAACCATCATTTTCCACATGCCTCGCGGGAAATAGGTTTCAAAAGGAACTTTATTAATTAAAATCTTTCCGTCTCCGGGTTCAATGCTGACACGGGCTACAGCGTCCTTTCGTTTTCCAGTGGAGATATTTAAAATATTTGGCATGGGATCCTTACTTTAAAGTCAGCG comes from the Nitrospirota bacterium genome and includes:
- a CDS encoding aspartate ammonia-lyase, giving the protein MKRKFRIEKDTLGELEVPAEAYYGIQTARAVHNFPISRLKSHRELIRSITMVKWAAAEANMACDQLNLKVGKAIQKAAEEIIAGRWDDQFVVDVFQAGAGTSFNMNANEVIANRAIELFGGKRGEYHKIHPNDDVNRSQSTNDVFPTAMRISALFMLQKLEPVLIQLEKALSVKARDFNGLIKSGRTHLQDAVPIRLGQEFSGYARAVIRARERIKRAGKGMQELGLGGSAVGTGINTHPRYQKRVVSALKKVSGLRLFPSPDLFERMQSMADFVALSGSLRELAVELIRIANDLRLLSSGPRTGLAEINLPAVQPGSSIMPGKVNPVMAEVTNMVCFQVIGNDMTITLAAQAGQLELNVMMPAISFNLLQSLEILTSDIRLFSERCIKGITANAIKCREYAGQSPGLATVLNPYIGYESAARVAKESMKTGKSLRDIVIEKGVLSVREVDQVLDPFKMTRPNRS
- a CDS encoding Dabb family protein; the protein is MITHLVLFKLSDPSPAAIQKTKEVLVNMDGKIPELRSVTVGIDVIRSPRSYDLALITKFDSVQALQAYQNHPVHQEVLRYIASVKESSISVDFEET
- a CDS encoding cupin domain-containing protein translates to MTKRDRAATYPNGVQLVKWAAKEEPTPETVAVEMKRFGYKVYDLQTIAPWFERSRHAHDEPEIRAAVSGVITFHFDEFPVTIEAGDILLIPGGIAHEVMSHNARPFSAYKGSPSGERKVTEHGDGKGSVENLASKTAPGPKG
- a CDS encoding HAD family hydrolase — its product is MNLIGLDLDGTLEDSRSDMIASVRRVRSGFGIPPRGDEEVAPWVNQGMETLYRNCFDDFLKTGDEWVRLKAVQTAYETDYLDHVACETKLYPEIPHMLEGLHELGSLVVVTNKPERISKRLLEALKVDRWFRGVVGGDSCGAIKPDPLMLRTAAKICGFNSSADLSFMIGDTSGDIKMGRAYGAITFWCKWGYSSAPGEKPDFIAGSPLELPRQIRAILSKIPG
- the argJ gene encoding bifunctional glutamate N-acetyltransferase/amino-acid acetyltransferase ArgJ, which gives rise to MKMTFEGLSEVPGFTGGGIYCGIKKVAKPDLALIYSDRPCAAAGVFTKNQVVASSVTLSKKHIRGGKARAIIVNSGNANVCTGKKGEQSSLEILKTTAKALNIPQKEVLIASTGKISESLPVEKIIPAIPKLVSQLSVQGCDDAAEAILTTDTCVKKITVKGKVGNTMITVGGFAKGSGMIHPNMATMLAFLGTDARISPGLLGKSLKKGAELSFNSITVDCTSTNDLVLILANGLAGNPVFSETSKEYKQFQELVTTSCTELAKMIVRDGEGATKFVTLEVTGGVNAAQAKKIAYSIAQSPLVKTAFFGEDANWGRIMAAIGCAGIPIRENKISISIDRFPFVKNGIGLGDKAEAEVSKILKKKEFTIKVDLHLGKGNARVWTTDLSYDYIKINASYRT
- a CDS encoding N-acetyl-gamma-glutamyl-phosphate reductase, which codes for MPKKIKIGIIGATGYTGGELLRLLARHPEVQLTTITSEQSAGKNIQEVFPFLTGVLDLKLENLETTGLASKADLFFMSTPHGMGMKIIPSLLQKGLKIVDLSADFRLKNPTLYQQWYHLDHPNPGLLKQSVYGLTEVYREKIRKASLVANPGCYPTSILLPLYPLLKEDFIDLQTPLIIDAKSGVSGAGRSLDLRTQFSEVDDGIEPYKTGGTHRHIPEIEQEIEYFSGHPVPVTFTPQLLPIVRGMLSAIYVKLKSNRGSLDDLYHQYYGKEPFIKLLKTGISPNPKNVRGSNFCHIGFSEDARTGMTTLFGAIDNLTKGASGQAIQNMNLMLGFEETLGLTATGLFP
- the rpsI gene encoding 30S ribosomal protein S9, whose protein sequence is MPNILNISTGKRKDAVARVSIEPGDGKILINKVPFETYFPRGMWKMMVKQPFEVAGLAGRYNVTANVFGGGLTGQAGAVRHGIAKALLILNPVLRERLKKEGLLTRDPRTKERKKYGQKGARKRFQFSKR